ACTCACCAGATGGAAGCGATCCTTCTGTCAACAAGAATTTCCGGGCCAGCAACGTCTCAATGAATGGGATGGAATGGGACAAAGATGGAGGGCAGGAAACGCCAATAATGGAAATCACTGAAGTGGACTCAGCAAGACTGAGGCAGTTGAAGAGGGTCTCTTCAATATCTAAACTATGGAGGTCGTGCCCGAGCAACGGTGACAATTACAAGATCATATCAGTAGATGGAAGGCTCTCGAATGGTAGGCTTTCTAATGCAGGTATCATGTCACCTGATCACGGCTCAGCAAAAGCTTGCCTTAGCCCCCAAGATTTATCGGGGCAGTGGAGCTCCCCCGACTCAGGAAACCCACACGGGAATCGTGCTATGAAAGGGTGCATTGAATGGCCACGCACCGGGCAGAGGAATAGTTTGAAGGCGAGACTGCTTGAGGCGAGAATGGAGAGCCAAAAGGTCCAGTTGCGCCAGGTTTTGAAGCACAAGATTTGAAACTCCTATAAATGGTAAGGTTAGTTAACTTGTCTTCTGCCAGCTCGACCACGGGCATCGCCACCGGGGCCTCGGATCATGCGTTAAATTGATCTTGGTTGTCGGCATTCGCAAAGCTAAGGTATGGATTATTATGAGGTATTCTGTGTTAGGTGATAGCAATTTTGCGGATGAGCAGCCTAAAAAATGGcattatttataagttatgatGTAATATGttgaatttattgatataGAGAGGGAGGGAAACATTGTATCTGTAATTTGGCTTCAGACAGTCCGCTCTGCTCTGCTCAGTTAGTTGCTTCTTTTCCCAAGCCTTGTGTTGTCTACTACTATTGGAATGGAATCTTTTTCATGTCCAAAAACTGCTCTCTTGTTATAAGCATCATGGGACATGGAGGAAGAGGGAAATAACATCATGTGCTACTGATATAACTGTAatcttgtttttaaatttttaaatcattCAACAATGTCCAATTTACTcttttgtagtagtatattagtTTGAAGTAGAGACCTATAAAGTTATCTAATGTCACAATTCAAAATAGATGGTGGGTCTTCTTTGGGTTGTCGTCTCTTGCAGTTAATTTTGTCAATGAACAAGGTGAATAAATGGATCATGAATTTTGCAGGCATGAAGTTTGAATCTTGAATAAATACAAGgataaatttgcaacaaattgaaatatttgtgtattattgaaatttttaagaaattaagtcTAATTTTCTGTGTTTCaaattactctttttttctcAGCAGCTACTTTTTGGTGctgaaaatagaaacataCAGAAGCAATCATGAATTGACCGCAGGGATTTCAAGAGAAttctccaaattaaatttttagaattcATGGAGAAAGCTTATAATGCAGAACTAGATCCCTATTCCAGCTTATTGCAATGTGGCAATGCACTCGATCTCGATTTTCGCATCCAATGGTAAGGCAGCAACCTGGTATGTAGAACGGGCTGGAGCTGGTGCTGGAAAGTCTGCAGCAGTATAAATCATTAGTAATACGCCGACTGACTTCCACAATAAAAACATACAACTATTAGATGTTCTATAATATAAGAAGGTTtcacaactaataaaaattttccaAGAGAAGAAAGAACTATATACAAAGATTCAAGAACATGAGAAATGGAACTATTTGTAGTAATATAAACTATTGAGTtgacttcattaaaaaaactcACATTTAGCATAAATTTCATTGACTTTCTTGAAATCTTTCAGATCAGCCAACCTAGACAAGCAAGAGACATAATGTTAATTGgaataacaaaaaaagagaaaagaaagttggtcatagtgtgtgtgtgaaagaaaaataggatgGCTTTTCCCGAATGAAACAGAAGTACCCACATGATTGTTGTCTTGACAACTGAGGCATAGCTCGCACCACTTGCCTTAAGTATCTCACCCATATTCTTAAGAACCTAGTATAGCACATTAGCTCAAATATTATCAGCAAGCCTCATTCACCGAAAAGAAcatcatacatatataaaacatCTGCAAGTATCCAGGATAGCGTTGCAAGTAATTTCTTCTTTCAAAGGCGTCGCTTCCAAGTGAAAAATTAGGAAGGAAGAGAATAGAATAACAGAGTTACCTCTTCCCTATGATCTCACATCATATTAGCCTCTTAAAGTTTCTCAAGAAGTCAAGATACATATTACATAGGCCGGCTTGTTAATCAAGAATTATCTTTTTCTCAAGTACAAAGTTATACAAACGACGcttaattttcaaatgtggCACTCCAGGCTATGTTGTGCTGAACATTGATCCATGAATATACCTTTAGATTGACAGATTGAATTGAATCATAGCATAATTATGATGGTTGACTCAAGGAAACTTGACGCATTGTTTATACATATAAacttcaattgaattgaactaCATTGTTCTCATTATgcctaaaaaatttataatggcAAATCGTACCGTCATCAGATAGCCCTACTAGTGAGAGATCTAGCCACAAACGAAGTCATGTGTTTAGGCCTCCACAAAGtacacattttatttgaaaacagAATCTTAAAAAACTGCAGTGCACAAAGGTTCATATGTAACGGCATGCATACCTGCTCAGTTTGATCTTCCACGCTATCCGAGACAAACTTTCCAGTCtgcaaattaaacaaagaaaattccTTGTAACCACCTTGACACATATTTACGGACTTCATTTCAAATAGAACTTTTCCAACATATACATATTAACATacatatataggattgtgattCGGGATCTGCTAGAGACCATTCAGAAATGCTTCTCCATATACAATAATGCTTCTTTTAGAACATTACTTTTACACATCACAATGATCAAATATCAATCAATAAAGCACATTGGTTActaattcatatatatgtatgtatgtatgtatccGATTACAAACCTGAGGATCAAGTCCAAGAACCCCAGACATGAAAAGCATATTATTTGCTTTGATGGCTTGACTATACGGCCCCAATGCTGCCGGAGCATTTTCTGTGGTTACAGCTTCCTTCAAAACTAGTTTCAATAGCACATTAAAATCGAAATTCATACTTCCCCAATTTCAGAAGTTCACAACAGAAGGTACAATCCGTGGTGCACAAGGTACAATTCGGAAACGCAAGCAGTGAAGCAGagcaaacaaacaaaaatcacCCCGTCGTAGAAACAACAGGAGATAAGATTAAAATGAGAATGCCTCTCACCTGGATTAGCATCAGTGGAGATGCCTAAGGAAGCGAAAGGCGGCGAGGGGCCGGAGCGGCGGAAGTTAGCGGCAGCCAAGGAAACACAGCCGATTCCGGCGGCTAAGGGCGCCCGAGAGCGTAGAGAGGAGACATCGATCGCCGGCATGTGGAAGGTCCTCGCGGCGGCGCACCACGCCATCACTCTTTTCTCAGTTCCGATTAATTTGGTTTCTCAGTCGCTGTTGGGTGAAATTATTTGTCTTATTGGTCATAGAATTTGGGCCTATTTCTGACAAATAAAAGCCCAGATGGTGAAATTGTTAGGCCCATCTCTAAATATGCCAAAATAATCGAGAGGGCCCCTGTTGTAGGAcgtaaaatgaaataaacagaaaatggaaaattattCGGAAATTCGCTGTGAAGAAGAGAATATTGGATGATTCATTCAAATTGCAATCAAAATCTTGACCCGTAGGGAATAGCATTACAATGAACACCACATATTCCTAATAAAGTTATTTCATGAAAATTCGGGTATTGGTGATTACGGTCAGGGAAAAATTACTGAAATATTGATATACCAAacttatcgtatcgaaaaaatACTAAGCATGATATGATATTTTGTCGAAAGATGTTGGTGCGGTAATAGTATGAATTGTCATATAGCACTGTAAAGCGTCAAACTGAAATTTTGGTATATACACATGGCAAATACCGTGTATATACTAACATCTATAATCTATAGGGATGTCAATACAGCCCGCAACCCATAGActggcccgaatagcccgccaaatttatagagttagggtcgaaaatttctagcccgataaaaataaaacccaataagcccgcacccgattaacccgcaacccatTAGGGCCAGATCCGAtaacccgatgggctggcccgataacccggtaaaatttatatttttcaatttttacccctaattcgacacttccttgactaattttatgacgtactccctccgtcccggataattcaggtcactttgaccgggcacgggttttaagaattgtaatgaaaagtgggttgaaaaagttagtgaaacgtgggtcctacctttatatattagttttatgataaaatgtgagtaggaatgagttagtggaatttggggtccattaccaaaaatgataaaagtggaatgagacaaattatgtgggacagaccgaaatggaaaactgggacgaattatccaGGACGAAGGGaatagataactaaaaaaagataactttcaattttatggtaaatatataaattaatctcaaatattagtagtattttgtgattgagtttaagcatatatatcaaatatatcataattaaatattttatattttataaatataactaattttcatcatgatTTATTGGATTGTTCGAGCTTTAAccttatcggtagcaacccgattaacccgtcgggctagcccgaaacccgagcttttagggttagggccgaACCTTTACAACGCAAAAGAAATCACAATCCGGCAAGCCCGCAGCCGATTGACCCGCAATCCGAgtagggttggcccgaaacccgatgggccggcccgattgacatcacTAATAATCTATATACCATAAAACGatatatacatacatgaataccaaatataattttatatatatatatatatatatatatatatatatatatatatatatatatatagggatgtgatcatataataatccatatttatgttgataacctaataacataggagtatcattttatggacgaaataCTAAAtcatttttgctaaaaatgatgtttatactcaataaaatgatattatttcaacatGTAGAAAatgttatttgtaattaataaaattatattctatttGTATAGAATGATTAtgttctataaaatgatattttgtgtataaaaatgatattcttcttgtgtaaaataatattttagcaaaaatgatatatttcttCCTTAAAATGATAGGTTATTAGGATATCACCCTAGCTATGAACTATCATTCTAACACacccttatatatataataagtactataataatatatacttaataGTTTGCAATATATCCTACCAAAATTTGGTGTGCCGTAATATTTTGGCATACCAAATTTCGGTATAACATACCAAAAAATGGTATGGTAAAATTGCTTATGTACCGAATTGTGATTTACCAAAATTTTTgataagataaaatatgatttttatccCTATCATTTTTCGATACAGTATACGATTACACAATACACCGACTCATCCCTCTTTCTCACTGGTTATGGATGgtcttaatatttaattatcagTGAACTACGAGCATGGATGAATCAATTACGAATAAGCAAtcgaaattaaattactagtaAGAGTCTTTAATGCTGGCTGTCTAGAGCAACCAAATTTGATGTCCGGATATTATCTTATGCATGAAATTacactatatttttaatgttttttttttcatgtatatATCTACCTTGGTGAGGCAAAGAATGTATAATAATATATCTCCATTCTTGTAAACCTTTTTATACTTTCTAATTATATATCTCCATTCTTGTAAACCTTTTTATACTTTCTAATGTCCTATCCCTTtgtaatactacctccgtacccaaattttgacatactTTGACCAGACACAGATttcaagaaatgtaatgaaaagtgagttgaaaaagttggtgggatgtgggtcctacttttaaagtattacctccgtccaccaatatttgtcccatttttccatttccgtccgtcccccaaaatttgtctcatttcacttttaccatttttggtagtggaccccatattccactaactcattcctattcacattttattataaaactaatatataaaagtaggacccacaatccactaactttttcaactcactttccattacatttcttaaaacccgtgccgggtcaaagtaggacaaattttggtggacggaggtagtattagttttataataaaatgtgagtaggaatgagttagtggaatatgaggtccactaccaaaaatggtaaaaagtgaagtgtgtcaaattttcaggaacagaccgaaatagtaaactgtgtcaaaatttgggggacggaggtagtactagCTAATAACAAGTTGCatttctccctccgtccgttattaggagtcctatttgtgggcggcacgggttttaagaaacgttaagaaaaataggtggaagaaagttagtggaataatggtctcacttgtatatattagttttaaataaaatgtgagtgaaatgagttagtagaaggTGGGATCCTATTACcgtttatggtaaaagtgaaccgaaaCTTCTATTCGGactaaaatgtaaaaatgagactcctatttgcggacgagggagtatatattaggTTAAGATCTAAAGTCAAATATGTATCTTGAGCAAATAATAATCAATCCTAGATCGATGAAAGTATCCAATTTAATGATGGATGATTCTAGTATGATATAGTAGAAATTTGGCCAATATATCGATTGTCAACTCCAATTTGTTCACCAATAATatgaatgaaaagaaaatctaTTGGAATCAAGTTAGGTGAAATAGGGAAAAATATGATAACGTCGTTAGTCAGTTTTTTggtattaaaatttacaaaataccTCATCGCCATtaccacaaattaaaataaaaaacttggATTTGGggaataaaagagagaaatgcaacttgttatttatttttttcatctgtAGAACCTACCCCCATAAGAATCAATAATTAcgacaaaaatttcaaattaatatagaaggtgcaagaaatgaagaaatcttTCTTCTTTATGATCCATGCTTCTCGACGTGATTGTCATTGTCAAAATGCTATTTGTGTCTCTTGTAAGTAAACAATATGATTTTGAATAAATCCACATTAAATGCGTTATACATAAAGCGAATGATTTTGTTACCAGAATGTTGTTGTCATAAactatataagaaaaaagtagcgataaattaacaaaattgtatatacaaaattggGTTATTAAAGGATTGGAactattatttcttaattgatttttgttgaCTACAAATATGATACAAATATGATaggactaaaatgaaatgaaatatgaataattatgttcattctactaaaaatatgtatttatacaaatatggagtattttttaccAAATACTTTGGatcattttgtatatacaTAAATGAGTGTGTGCGTGTATATGTTTGGTGTGTGTATATGTGTGCTCATATTATGTGTGTGTTGGTGGGTGTATATGTGTGCTGGTGTGCGTGTGCGtgcatatatatgtgtatgtgtgtgtgcgcgcatTGTGCTggtgtgtgtgtatatgtgttgatgtatgtgtatgtatgtgtgtgtgcgcgcgcgCGTGCATTGTGCTggtgtgtgtgcatgtgttgATGTATGTGTATGTATATGTGTGCTGGTGTGTGTGCATAATGTATGTATATGTGTTGCTATTGAGTGTGTGCGCTTAGTGTTTTGAcacttttttcaattattaaaaatttaaaatttttattattataaaattactaaattacaaaattgttGAGATGTTATTGAAAtgatatataacaaaaataatataatatgttatgtattttgttaatctctaaaataaaaggaaatgaaaattgaatggAATGACCATTCTTTGGCCAAATGAATGGAATGACCATTCTTTGACCATTCTCATATGGAATGAAATAGTGACTCTAAAAGGAATGATGATTCCtaagtaaaaaatataatatgaagcaaaggaatgaaatgaaaatagaattaCCACATAACCCCTAAAAATTTAGATACCAAACTAATCCATATTTTTTGGTagaaaatatagataaaacaaaaatggtaagaacatatttttagttaaaacaGAGGAATTATTTATCCCATCAAATGACCCTAATAAAGTTCGAGCTTGTCAcgctttattttataaaaatatcctTGAGATATGTAGACTATTGCACATGAGTGTTCTAAGTGTGTGCTATAAAAGTTATAGTCGCAGATTttcttgaataaaaaaaattaaacgcATAAAAAAACAGATCATGTTTGTGTAAAATCTAGTCTAAATAGAGCAGTTTGCTTTGCTATTCTCATAGCCTTAAACTCGATTTCAACTATGTAGATTATTTAAAAGAAGCTTCATGGTTATTGTCACCTTTCTTGAAAACCATTTTGTCCAATGAAATTGCAGATAGTGATAAAGGCAAGGAAGATGTTCTACTCTTACATGCAAAGTCAACACTCAACTATgtaaaacatattaaaatggacattaattatttttatgacgCTTCATTGAGCATTCTAGTAATTTGTAGACTATGCATCGTACGTAATAAATTCCCTATGGCTAAGGCAACTTCTTTTAATTATGgctctaaaatataaaattgaactgTATAAGAGTATTTCTTCAAGATGGTGtgatttctttaaaaaaagtgagttTCTGCACTTTGATACTGCTatgtattaattagttatagatagagctggggaaaaataccgaaataccgaaatactggccttatcgtatcgaaaaaataacgaaaataccgaattttcggtataccgtgactttcggtacggtatgataccttaccgaaagattccggtaaggtaacggtatgaattttcaaataccgcggtataccgctgcataccgaaattcggtatataccgtaaattaaggtatataccgtaaactaaggtatataccacaaaattataaacataattatatataaaatatattttatatatttttaaattataaaatctatcataaaatataaatataattatgaatacattatatttaatttatttttaaaattataaaatataaataatattctagaaactttaattttttattttaattgatgttgaaagtcaggtatactgtaaaagtaaggtataccgaaaatgagaTACGGTATTGGTATGGAAAttcgtcataccgaaaataaggtatatcgaagttcggtataccgaaaactttggtaaggtaaaggtatgactttttcgcataccgtatttacggtaaggtatacggtatggtggtttcggtaaggtatacgtacctacccacccctagtTATAGATAGTTAATTTGGTTACATTTGACTTTCCTTCCCTAATAAACAGTTATACATAACTactaattttccttttatctaaaataaagatatattagtacatatttaaattaaagttatgGCAAAGTGACATAGAGGCATTATAACATAAAGACATTATGTCTTTAAATCACTACTTAAAGAAATATCCCTCTCTTGTTaatggaagaagaaattaTGCAACTAATGAATGTTACCTACCAAATAGAATAGAAATTGATTCGACCGAATAGAGGCATTATAACATAAAGACATTATGTCTTTAAATCACTACTTAAAGAAATATCCCTCTCTTGTTaatggaagaagaaattaTGCAACTAATGAATGTTACCTACCAAATAGAATAGAAATTGATTCAACCGAATTGATTAGGAATTAAGCAATTGATTGATGTagtaaatcatattttaaatatgtaaagGCTGATTATGGAAAAGTTAATCTTTCCTATATGATCATAGAAGGTTAATTCTGtaatacattaaattaattaataattataattttttttatacataaaatacctaaaatatccaattttgtatcaatttttattaatttatcactacCAAATTATTTGCTAACATCATGACAACAGAAATTAATTGGCAACTAATGCAAACACCCAATCCCAACTCATTAATTAGAAACGACTTgtttaaaaatagtagtatcattaattaattattaacttagCTATTATTTGGtgatcataattaattatcataggataatccatttaaaattaagttgtgatattattttaattagaaaagtAATTGTAACTAATTATcacactatttttatttaaaattaagtgaGGAGATTCATTCTCATAAATCAAAtacaatacatatttaattacaaatataatcttgcaaaAAGATAAATCCCTTTAGGATTAaagtttgagttttttttttaaaataaaataagtaatcGTTTTAAAGGTAAATTAAGCTCTCGCAACTTATTGGCCATCAATTACAATTAATGCACAATACATACCCACAGACCACATTCGTCACTGATTTATAAATGGAAGATAAGTAACATACTAATAACTCTCCAAAAGTATTTGCCTAAAATCCCTAAATTTGATGCTGACATTGAATAATACTCTAGTATTGTACTCCCTCTCTCCCGTTCCAATTAAATTGAGACACTTTATTATAGATACatatattaagaaattgtattgaataaattaaatgatagtaataaaataaaataatataggagagaaagaaaaagtagaagagaTAAGAGCGCGTAGAGTTGGTGATGGATTAAgtagtgattagatgttttgctttttatataaaaaaaatgactcaactttgtaattgggacgtcccaaaaagaaatatgactcaacttagtcgggacgaagagagtataattATGAGTCCACGTAGGCAATTTGTGTCCTCCATCTAGCttcaaattttggaattatctccttattttattatatgaatATACCTAGAAAAGAGAGgaaccataaaaataaataaaataagttgacGATACCTAGATATCATATCAATATATCATGCACCATATATTCACGACTTCTAAAATAGTTTGATTTAACACATTTCGAAATAAATCTAGATACATGATGCAacattcaaattataaaacaaaaaactcaTATTTCGTCctcaaaaaatagattaattttacTCCATTATTTTGTATCATCCCACAAAATTAGACCAAATCTATGTTTTTAACCATTACACACGACACTAATAATGAGGACCATaaaatccactaacactatttccACTATTTTCCCCCCTATTTCTTACTCtactttttaaagttttttcatctctcttactctaaCAATTGCACAATTAAAACCGTGTCATTTACaagtttatctattttttttatggaggAGTATAACTTCTGCGTGTAATGTGATGCAACAGTTAAACAACATCATTTTAGTataatgcaaataattttatccaaTGTGATTAATAACGactatgaattaatttaaatgcgtatactactattttaattaaaataatgttttagtagtactagtaaataCGAGAATAGGTCTAAAAAATTTGTAACATTTGATGTACTTATAagatagttagcaattaaaacATGTGAATAAGCCTTGGAACCAACTTTATAAATTCTCCGTCCTTCCCATCATACAAATTTCAACCACTTCCATTCTCCATTCTTCCCAGCATACCTTCATTTAATGCCtaattttgaagaaatgtTGATGATGAGCTACATCATAAATGGAGTTTTGTTAAAGCTCATCCACAAATTATATGTAGCTCTTTTTACTTGTATCTTTGCTTTAGGTTCGTCTTTTATCGTTTTGCTCTTCAACGATGCCTATGATATATGTTTCTCACATTAAACAAAATCTAAAACTAATTGCAGGCGGAGCTGCAGTGGGGGCGATTACCGGTGCAATAGAAGGGCATAGGACGGAAACCGGCCTCTCGCGTGGCTTCATTATCGGAGCTTTGGTGGGGGCCGTCACCGGCGTCCAATTGATGGACCTTGTCCTAAATGGAGACCCTTTACCTAAGGTTAGAAAATCATAATTTggaaatcctaatttaaatgtcaattcttcagattcatttttagttgtgttccacaaaatatttgttatttgACAACAATCATTTATAGATTACAACATGTCATTGTAAGGTGAATATATTTGGGATGTACTAGTGTGCAATAGATGAGAAAGGAGAGTGGAAATGGACCTTAGAGAATTTTGCACCAATTAAAACATGTTATCCAAAGTTGTGGAGCAATAATTAATAGAGATATTGatatctaaaattataaatttcgactgaaatttggtattttccaaaaattttatgGTCGGTCCCAAAAATCATCTATTTAGGATTTGTAGTGAATTTTCCaagaatcattttttttacttatggTAAATTCACGATAAGGAATaataagtttataattttcgtACCAAATTTTAACTTCATGAAAATACTAAATTGGGACAAAATTAACTTTACTATGtctcctaattaaattatttggtaCACATACTAAGCTTTATTTGACAATTCATACTAATTAGAAGCATGAATATGCTCactgaataaaaaaaattatagtagtaaaacttgtaaaatatttgatcacacacatttgagaaatgataaagaaaaattgaatcaaaactAATGGtttataatatcacaaactttgacttaatttgataatttacattaattcaaaatttgagaaaaaattcataaacttATTGCatgtaagaaaaaattgattttgtggTAAATTTACTACAAGATCTAAGTTCATGATTCTTACTACCAACATCAAAATACATGGTTAATACTAAATTTCGACCaatatttttgattttatgtagACTAATACCCCCAATTATTATAACTTCATTTATGGCTAATCTTCAAATTTGGAACAAATCTTTTTACACCAACTTGCTCAATTCTTACCGAATTTGGGTAAACACTATTCACTTACCAAATCTGTAGAAACTCCGCTTTATATAGTTCTAaactattgaaaaaaaataacatttctaATTTGTTTACCCTCATTGAGTGTGATTAGTGAATCtagttgacattttatatcaaaaaatgTAGCTAGGTTGAATTAGACTTCCAATAAAAGACTAGCTGACCGATGTGCCTTGTTTGGTTTGCTTAGTTTGAAAAGGCTAAagattgttaattatttacaGATGGCATTAATACGAAGTGTGATCAATGGAAATGTATTTAGGGAATGGGTCTGCCCTGAACTCCTAAAAGCCTACCACTGGCAGGTAATGCATTTCTCCCAATCTAGTCtacatttccattttgtttCTTCGAGGGATATTAGTCTtaaaaaccctaaattttgaccgatatctgattttttttcacgaacttgaaatataaaattttctacATACTTTGATTTGTGTAGCTAGCGTAAAACCGCATAGCCTGGATTATAAATGAAACGACATCGCTCCGCCGCCCTAGTTCTTGAATGCGATGCTGAATAAATACGTGTCtaatatgataaaatgtgCCTCACAAATCAGTGAGATTTGAAGAAAGCCAATCACGAGAAATTGGCAACAGTAtttaagtttgtgatatttaagACCACTTTCAAAgttatgaaaaatatcaaacttCATCCAAAATTACATGGTTTTCAAGAGCAATATCCCTTTCTGTAGTGAgcaaatgtgcatatttgcctttttcaaatttgggaTTTTGATACAGATGAGCGCTGTGGAGACA
The genomic region above belongs to Salvia hispanica cultivar TCC Black 2014 chromosome 3, UniMelb_Shisp_WGS_1.0, whole genome shotgun sequence and contains:
- the LOC125212926 gene encoding reactive Intermediate Deaminase A, chloroplastic-like isoform X2, whose product is MAWCAAARTFHMPAIDVSSLRSRAPLAAGIGCVSLAAANFRRSGPSPPFASLGISTDANPENAPAALGPYSQAIKANNMLFMSGVLGLDPQTGKFVSDSVEDQTEQVLKNMGEILKASGASYASVVKTTIMLADLKDFKKVNEIYAKYFPAPAPARSTYQVAALPLDAKIEIECIATLQ
- the LOC125212926 gene encoding reactive Intermediate Deaminase A, chloroplastic-like isoform X1 — protein: MAWCAAARTFHMPAIDVSSLRSRAPLAAGIGCVSLAAANFRRSGPSPPFASLGISTDANPVLKEAVTTENAPAALGPYSQAIKANNMLFMSGVLGLDPQTGKFVSDSVEDQTEQVLKNMGEILKASGASYASVVKTTIMLADLKDFKKVNEIYAKYFPAPAPARSTYQVAALPLDAKIEIECIATLQ
- the LOC125209571 gene encoding NEP1-interacting protein-like 1 — its product is MLMMSYIINGVLLKLIHKLYVALFTCIFALGGAAVGAITGAIEGHRTETGLSRGFIIGALVGAVTGVQLMDLVLNGDPLPKMALIRSVINGNVFREWVCPELLKAYHWQMSAVETSTSIDEFSDIFDVDTSSGLSQDCIKQILPIFNFNDTTCYSDNRCTVCLQKIKNGQVGRWLPKCKHTFHVECIDGWLMRQPRCPICRTHVS